The following proteins come from a genomic window of Enterobacter chengduensis:
- a CDS encoding putative bifunctional diguanylate cyclase/phosphodiesterase — protein sequence MLNISWDPVLIAISYLVAFIASFVALDSAGKIPLSSRKAALFWRIAGGVTLGIGTWSMHFIGMLSMQMPMMMSYDLWLTLTSLGVAVVASTTALNIAVTGKKRSPVRLILATAILSAGVVSMHYTGMAALMLDGGIIWDRRIVGLSVVIAVVASGTALWLAFRLRDKHKGVFIERILAAIVMGAAICAMHYTGMSAARFQDMAHTLPGGISELGLSIWVSVTTLCLLGMMLIISLIDSHRRTSRLTDNLQQLNRQLELQARFDALTGLANRHQMDLRMQDCLRSALLSNRPFAVIFLNVDHFKRINDTWGHSVGDEFLIAVAQRITARLTHEMTLARLGGDAFILLVPECDDDKLNALLTALLEDVRRPLSICGHALSTTISAGVSLYPRDGETLHELKLKADAALHHVKEEGRNAWTIYRAEMSTAIPAKPGFLQELSQALERDQFELWYQPTWYAQEKTIHGFEALLRWRHPEQGVVLPHLFIPSLEQTGLIIQVGNWAIEAACRQLHFWTEQGFSQWTLSLNLSPVQFEQPDIFHIVSSMLEKYNLSPSRLILEVTDSTALKNLDRSIELLNAFNHAGITVSIDDFGTGYSNLLMLSVLPAKELKIDRSFVTSMLENEKSHKLVETIISIARTMEMNVVAEGIETKEQEAVLTRLGCDYLQGYLFSRPLPAEQVPWLLLQINSDKMIIPINKIQTDPAFISQKNHA from the coding sequence ATGCTCAATATATCGTGGGACCCTGTGTTAATCGCTATCTCTTATCTGGTGGCGTTTATCGCCTCCTTTGTGGCACTGGACAGCGCCGGAAAGATCCCTCTTTCCAGCAGAAAAGCTGCCCTCTTCTGGCGGATTGCCGGAGGGGTCACGCTGGGCATTGGCACCTGGTCAATGCACTTTATCGGCATGCTGTCGATGCAAATGCCCATGATGATGAGTTACGACCTCTGGCTAACCCTCACATCACTGGGCGTCGCGGTGGTGGCTTCCACCACGGCCCTTAATATTGCCGTCACGGGCAAAAAACGCTCTCCCGTACGATTAATCCTGGCCACGGCGATCCTGAGCGCTGGCGTGGTGTCGATGCACTACACTGGTATGGCTGCCCTGATGCTGGACGGCGGCATCATCTGGGATCGTCGTATAGTAGGACTGTCCGTAGTGATTGCCGTTGTTGCCTCCGGCACGGCGCTGTGGCTGGCTTTCCGTTTGCGGGATAAACACAAAGGCGTCTTTATCGAACGCATTCTTGCGGCCATCGTCATGGGCGCCGCGATTTGTGCGATGCACTATACCGGCATGAGCGCCGCGCGGTTTCAGGATATGGCGCATACCCTGCCCGGGGGAATTAGCGAGCTGGGCTTATCCATCTGGGTTTCGGTCACCACGCTCTGCCTGCTCGGCATGATGTTAATCATTTCGCTTATCGATTCCCACCGGCGCACCAGCCGGCTGACGGATAACCTTCAGCAGCTCAACCGCCAGCTTGAGCTACAGGCGCGCTTTGATGCGCTCACCGGGCTCGCCAACCGCCACCAGATGGATCTCCGCATGCAGGATTGTCTGCGCAGCGCGTTGCTGAGCAACAGGCCATTTGCCGTGATTTTTCTGAACGTCGATCACTTCAAGCGCATTAACGATACGTGGGGCCACAGCGTCGGGGATGAGTTTTTGATCGCCGTTGCGCAGCGCATCACCGCCCGGCTCACGCACGAAATGACGCTGGCAAGGCTGGGAGGAGACGCCTTTATCCTGCTGGTGCCTGAATGTGATGACGATAAGCTCAACGCCCTGCTCACCGCGTTGCTGGAAGATGTTCGACGCCCGCTTTCGATCTGCGGGCATGCGCTAAGCACGACAATCAGTGCGGGCGTCAGCCTCTATCCCCGGGATGGTGAAACGCTGCACGAGCTGAAGCTCAAGGCGGATGCAGCCTTGCACCACGTCAAAGAAGAGGGCCGAAACGCCTGGACGATTTATCGGGCCGAGATGTCCACGGCTATCCCGGCGAAACCCGGTTTTCTGCAGGAGCTTTCTCAGGCGCTGGAACGCGATCAGTTTGAGCTGTGGTACCAGCCAACCTGGTATGCGCAAGAGAAAACCATCCACGGTTTTGAAGCCCTGTTACGCTGGCGTCATCCTGAGCAAGGCGTCGTGCTGCCTCATCTTTTTATCCCCTCGCTGGAACAAACGGGCTTGATTATTCAGGTAGGCAACTGGGCCATTGAAGCGGCATGCCGGCAGCTGCATTTCTGGACGGAACAAGGCTTCAGCCAGTGGACGCTGTCGCTCAACCTCTCCCCCGTCCAGTTCGAGCAGCCCGACATTTTTCATATCGTATCGTCGATGCTGGAGAAATATAACCTGTCTCCCTCAAGGCTGATTCTTGAGGTAACCGATAGCACCGCGCTTAAAAATCTCGACCGCAGCATTGAGTTGCTCAACGCGTTTAATCACGCGGGGATCACCGTCTCAATTGATGATTTTGGTACCGGCTACTCCAACCTGCTGATGCTGAGCGTGCTGCCTGCTAAAGAGCTTAAGATCGACCGTAGCTTTGTCACCTCAATGCTGGAAAATGAAAAGAGCCACAAGCTGGTTGAAACCATTATCAGTATCGCCCGGACCATGGAGATGAACGTGGTGGCTGAAGGGATCGAAACGAAAGAACAGGAGGCGGTTCTCACCCGTCTCGGCTGCGATTATCTCCAGGGTTACCTTTTTTCCCGCCCCTTACCTGCTGAACAGGTGCCGTGGCTGCTGCTGCAGATAAACTCAGACAAGATGATTATACCCATTAATAAAATTCAAACGGACCCCGCATTTATTTCACAAAAAAATCATGCCTGA
- the dbpA gene encoding ATP-dependent RNA helicase DbpA, translating into MTAFSTLNVLPAAQLDNLNELGYLTMTPVQAAALPAILEGRDVRVQAKTGSGKTAAFGLGLLQHIDAALFQTQSLVLCPTRELADQVAGELRRLARFLPNTKILTLCGGQPFGAQRDSLQHAPHIIVATPGRLLDHLQKGTVSLDALQTLVMDEADRMLDMGFSDAIDEVIRFAPADRQTLLFSATWPEAIAAISGRVQKNPLTIEIDSVDALPAIEQQFFETSQQGKISLLQKLLSQHQPASCVVFCNTKKDCQAVCDALNAAGQSALSLHGDLEQRDRDQTLVRFANGSARVLVATDVAARGLDIKSLELVVNYELAWDPEVHVHRIGRTARAGNSGLAISFCAPEEAQRANILSEMLQIKLNWQSAPGSVKLVPLEAEMATLCIDGGKKAKMRPGDVLGALTGDVGLDGADIGKIAVHPAHVYVAVRQAVAHKAWKQLQNGKIKGKTCRVRLLK; encoded by the coding sequence GTGACCGCTTTTTCTACCCTGAATGTTTTGCCTGCCGCCCAACTCGATAACCTCAACGAGTTGGGATACCTCACGATGACGCCTGTTCAGGCGGCCGCGCTGCCCGCCATCCTTGAGGGCCGCGACGTGCGCGTACAGGCGAAAACGGGCAGCGGGAAGACTGCGGCATTCGGCCTTGGCCTGCTGCAGCACATCGATGCGGCGCTTTTTCAGACCCAGTCTCTGGTGCTGTGCCCGACCCGCGAGCTGGCAGACCAGGTGGCGGGTGAACTGCGTCGTCTGGCGCGTTTCCTGCCCAACACCAAGATTTTGACCCTCTGTGGCGGACAGCCGTTCGGCGCGCAGCGTGATTCACTCCAGCATGCGCCGCACATCATTGTCGCCACGCCGGGTCGCCTGCTGGATCACCTGCAAAAAGGCACCGTCTCGCTGGATGCGCTACAAACGCTGGTGATGGATGAGGCCGATCGGATGCTGGATATGGGCTTCAGCGACGCGATTGACGAGGTGATCCGCTTCGCCCCGGCAGATCGCCAGACGCTGCTGTTTTCTGCCACCTGGCCGGAGGCTATCGCCGCCATCAGCGGGCGCGTGCAAAAAAATCCGCTCACCATTGAAATCGACAGCGTTGATGCGCTGCCCGCCATCGAACAGCAGTTCTTCGAAACCTCACAGCAGGGGAAAATTTCGCTTCTGCAGAAACTGCTGAGCCAGCATCAACCTGCCTCCTGCGTGGTGTTCTGTAATACAAAAAAAGACTGCCAGGCGGTCTGTGATGCCCTGAATGCCGCCGGGCAGAGCGCATTGTCGCTGCATGGGGATCTGGAACAGCGCGATCGCGACCAGACCCTGGTCCGTTTCGCGAACGGCAGCGCCCGCGTTCTGGTCGCCACCGACGTCGCTGCGCGCGGTCTGGATATCAAGTCCCTCGAGCTGGTGGTGAACTATGAGCTGGCGTGGGATCCGGAGGTACATGTGCACCGTATTGGGCGTACCGCGCGTGCAGGCAACAGCGGTCTGGCTATCAGCTTCTGTGCACCGGAAGAGGCGCAGCGCGCCAATATTCTCTCCGAGATGCTGCAGATTAAGCTGAACTGGCAGAGTGCGCCGGGCAGCGTGAAGCTTGTGCCGCTGGAGGCCGAAATGGCGACGCTGTGTATTGATGGCGGCAAAAAAGCCAAGATGCGTCCGGGCGATGTGTTAGGAGCATTAACCGGAGACGTCGGTCTGGACGGGGCGGATATCGGTAAGATTGCGGTCCATCCCGCGCATGTTTATGTGGCCGTTCGCCAGGCGGTTGCCCACAAGGCATGGAAGCAGCTGCAAAACGGGAAAATTAAGGGTAAAACCTGTCGCGTACGTCTGCTGAAATAA
- a CDS encoding methyl-accepting chemotaxis protein, with the protein MLKNMSIRTSIIGFLVSLFLVNAGVVVLFSSNPSLVISLNAINFVALFLLWVYMTKYLVTPINTVKKSIEEVTAGNLGVSIPEFGNNCAGRLIPGINSLSGNIATLVREIRASSQTAMTLSDQLSARSAQLSVKTEQQSASLVQTAASMEQMAASTKNNADNTRLASEQANVATLQARKGGELMGQVASNMQSITECAQQMTEIISLIDGIAFQTNILALNAAVEAARAGDHGKGFSVVAEEVRNLAHRSAEAAKNIKTLIDVTSSNVTQGASVVSQAEKNMHEIVTGSVNVSRLMDDISASTSEQEKGISQITLALSELERVTQSNVAMAEELNGSSDVLRNQVIELQARTRNFRLDTGSPSSSSTGSPSFLQRPEHSL; encoded by the coding sequence ATGCTAAAAAATATGAGCATCAGGACCTCTATTATTGGGTTCCTCGTATCGCTATTTTTAGTTAATGCAGGTGTCGTTGTTTTATTTTCCAGCAATCCGTCTCTCGTTATTTCGCTTAATGCCATCAACTTCGTTGCGCTATTTTTGCTCTGGGTCTATATGACGAAGTATCTTGTCACGCCGATCAATACGGTGAAGAAAAGTATTGAAGAGGTGACGGCAGGGAACCTGGGCGTCTCTATCCCCGAATTTGGCAATAACTGTGCGGGCCGGCTTATCCCCGGGATCAACAGTCTTTCCGGCAACATTGCGACGCTGGTGCGCGAGATCAGGGCGTCATCGCAGACCGCCATGACCTTGTCGGATCAACTCTCGGCGCGAAGCGCTCAGCTCTCGGTGAAAACCGAGCAGCAGTCTGCGTCTTTAGTGCAAACTGCAGCCAGCATGGAGCAGATGGCCGCGAGCACCAAAAACAATGCTGATAACACCCGCCTGGCGAGCGAGCAGGCAAACGTGGCAACGTTACAGGCGCGCAAGGGCGGCGAGCTCATGGGGCAGGTCGCCAGCAATATGCAGTCCATTACCGAATGCGCCCAGCAGATGACGGAGATCATTTCGCTGATTGACGGCATTGCGTTCCAGACGAATATCCTGGCGCTCAACGCGGCCGTTGAGGCGGCACGGGCGGGCGATCATGGAAAGGGGTTTTCCGTCGTTGCGGAAGAGGTCAGAAACCTGGCGCACCGCAGCGCTGAGGCCGCGAAAAATATCAAAACGCTGATTGACGTTACCAGCAGTAACGTCACGCAGGGAGCCAGCGTGGTGTCGCAGGCAGAGAAAAATATGCACGAAATCGTGACCGGTTCGGTGAACGTCAGCCGGTTGATGGACGACATTTCCGCCTCGACGTCCGAGCAGGAGAAGGGCATTTCCCAGATCACGCTGGCGCTTTCGGAGCTGGAACGGGTCACGCAAAGTAACGTGGCGATGGCGGAAGAACTCAACGGCTCCTCTGATGTACTGCGCAATCAGGTAATTGAGCTGCAGGCAAGGACGCGTAATTTCAGGCTCGATACAGGTTCTCCTTCTTCTTCTTCAACCGGCTCGCCATCCTTCCTTCAGCGGCCAGAGCACTCTCTCTGA
- a CDS encoding DJ-1/PfpI family protein, translating into MSKKILMLVGDYAEDYETMVPFQALQMIGHQVDAVCPDKAKGDYIMTAIHDFDGAQTYSEKPGHRFILNADFSTVKEQDYNALLIPGGRAPEYLRLNEDVLKLVQAFDAARKPIAAVCHGPQLLAAAGILKGRTCSAYPACAPEVRLAGGHYATIGIDQAHVDGNLVTAPAWPAHPQWLAKFNALLE; encoded by the coding sequence ATGAGCAAGAAGATCCTGATGCTGGTAGGCGACTACGCCGAAGATTACGAAACCATGGTGCCTTTTCAGGCGTTGCAGATGATTGGTCATCAGGTAGATGCCGTCTGCCCCGACAAAGCGAAGGGCGACTACATCATGACGGCAATCCATGACTTTGACGGCGCCCAGACCTATAGCGAAAAACCCGGTCACCGGTTTATCCTCAACGCTGATTTTTCTACCGTAAAGGAGCAGGATTACAACGCGCTGCTTATCCCCGGTGGAAGAGCCCCCGAATATCTCCGGCTAAATGAGGACGTTTTAAAGCTGGTGCAGGCATTTGACGCCGCGCGTAAACCGATTGCCGCAGTGTGTCACGGCCCACAGCTGCTTGCTGCCGCAGGGATCCTGAAGGGGCGAACCTGTAGCGCCTACCCGGCGTGTGCGCCTGAGGTTCGCCTCGCGGGGGGACACTACGCCACAATCGGCATCGATCAAGCCCACGTAGACGGGAACCTGGTAACGGCTCCCGCGTGGCCCGCGCATCCGCAGTGGCTGGCGAAGTTTAATGCCTTATTAGAATAG
- a CDS encoding Ecr family regulatory small membrane protein yields MGKTEIILTLIILLLIIFGLWFIFSGEVWYLVEFLENSLYPTFDAP; encoded by the coding sequence ATGGGAAAAACAGAAATAATACTCACCTTAATTATTTTACTCCTTATTATATTTGGCCTTTGGTTTATTTTTAGCGGTGAGGTCTGGTACCTCGTCGAGTTTCTCGAAAATAGCCTTTACCCGACCTTCGACGCGCCGTAA
- a CDS encoding peptide ABC transporter substrate-binding protein → MKHPVSRLCAALYLCGLSTLSYAADVPQGTVLAQKQELVRHIKDEPASLDPAKAVGLPEIQVIRDLFEGLVNQNEKGELTPGVATRWQSNDNRIWTFTLRDNAKWSDGTPVTAQDFVYSWQRLVDPKTTSPFAWFAALAGISNAQAIIDGKAAPDTLGVTAVDARTLRVQLDKPLPWFSNLTANFAFYPVQKANVESGKEWTRPGALVGNGAYVLNDRVVNEKLVVVPNTHYWDNAKTVLQKVTFIPINQESSATKRYLAGDIDITESFPKNMYQKLLKDIPGQVYTPPQLGTYYYAFNTQKGPTADSRVRLALSMTIDRRIMAEKVLGTGEKPAWHFTPDVTAGFTPEPSPFEQMSQQELNAQAKTLLQAAGYGPQRPLKLTLLYNTSENHQKIAIAVASMWKKNLGVDVKLQNQEWKTYIDSRNTGNFDVIRASWVGDYNEPSTFLSLLTSTHSGNISRFNDPAYDKIIHQATLETTAKARNTDYNMAEKILMEKAPIAPIYQYTNGRLIKPWVKGYPINNPEDVAYSRTIYIEKH, encoded by the coding sequence ATGAAGCATCCTGTTTCGCGTCTCTGCGCTGCGCTGTACCTGTGCGGACTTTCTACACTCTCGTACGCTGCTGACGTGCCCCAGGGCACGGTACTGGCGCAAAAACAGGAGCTGGTCAGGCATATTAAAGATGAACCGGCTTCGCTCGATCCGGCAAAAGCGGTGGGTTTACCCGAGATTCAGGTGATACGCGATCTCTTTGAAGGGCTGGTGAATCAGAACGAGAAGGGGGAACTGACCCCGGGCGTGGCGACGCGCTGGCAGAGCAACGATAACCGTATCTGGACGTTCACCCTGCGTGACAACGCGAAATGGTCTGACGGTACGCCCGTTACCGCGCAGGATTTTGTCTACAGCTGGCAGCGTCTGGTCGACCCGAAAACCACCTCTCCGTTCGCCTGGTTTGCTGCGCTGGCGGGCATCAGCAACGCGCAGGCCATTATCGATGGCAAAGCGGCGCCTGACACGCTGGGCGTGACGGCGGTGGATGCCAGAACGTTACGCGTTCAGCTGGACAAACCACTACCGTGGTTCAGCAACCTGACGGCAAACTTTGCCTTCTATCCGGTGCAAAAAGCGAACGTTGAAAGCGGGAAGGAGTGGACGCGTCCGGGAGCCCTGGTCGGTAATGGCGCCTACGTCCTGAACGATCGCGTGGTGAATGAAAAACTGGTCGTCGTGCCCAATACCCACTACTGGGACAATGCGAAAACTGTCCTGCAAAAGGTGACCTTTATTCCGATTAACCAGGAATCGTCCGCCACCAAACGCTATCTGGCAGGGGATATTGATATTACCGAATCATTCCCGAAAAACATGTATCAGAAGCTGCTGAAGGACATTCCGGGGCAGGTTTATACGCCGCCTCAGCTCGGGACCTATTACTACGCGTTTAACACGCAAAAGGGACCGACGGCCGACTCCCGCGTGCGTCTGGCGCTGAGTATGACGATCGATCGCCGCATTATGGCGGAAAAGGTATTAGGAACCGGCGAGAAACCGGCCTGGCATTTCACCCCCGACGTGACGGCGGGCTTCACGCCTGAACCTTCACCATTCGAGCAGATGTCCCAGCAGGAGCTAAACGCTCAGGCGAAAACCTTGCTTCAGGCGGCAGGCTACGGCCCTCAGCGCCCGCTGAAGCTGACCCTGCTGTACAACACGTCGGAAAATCACCAGAAAATCGCCATTGCGGTGGCGTCCATGTGGAAGAAAAATCTCGGTGTGGATGTCAAACTGCAAAACCAGGAGTGGAAAACCTATATCGACAGCCGCAATACCGGTAATTTCGACGTGATCCGCGCGTCCTGGGTCGGCGATTACAACGAGCCATCGACGTTCCTGTCCCTGCTGACCTCCACGCACAGCGGCAATATCTCGCGTTTCAATGACCCGGCTTACGATAAGATTATTCACCAGGCGACGCTGGAAACCACGGCAAAAGCGCGAAATACGGACTACAATATGGCGGAGAAAATCCTCATGGAGAAAGCGCCCATTGCGCCTATTTACCAGTACACCAACGGTCGCCTGATTAAGCCCTGGGTGAAAGGTTATCCGATTAATAACCCGGAAGACGTGGCGTATAGCCGGACGATCTATATTGAGAAGCACTGA
- the mpaA gene encoding murein tripeptide amidase MpaA, whose amino-acid sequence MATTRPRAERGAFPPGAEQYGRSFLGASLIWFPAPDADRDSGLIIAGTHGDENSSVVTLSCALRTLTPSLRRHHVILAVNPDGCQLGLRANARGVDLNRNFPAANWRAGETVYRWNSSAEERDVVLLTGDKPGSEPETQALCHLIHKIHPAWVVSFHDPLACIEDPRHSDLGAWLAQAFALPLVTSVGYETPGSFGSWCADLSLPCITAEFPPISSDEASEKYLKAMVELLRWQPQR is encoded by the coding sequence ATGGCAACCACCCGACCCCGCGCGGAACGCGGCGCCTTTCCGCCGGGCGCTGAGCAATATGGCCGCTCATTTTTAGGCGCATCGCTAATCTGGTTCCCGGCGCCCGATGCCGATCGCGACAGCGGTCTGATTATTGCCGGGACCCACGGAGATGAAAACTCGTCTGTCGTCACGCTCTCGTGCGCGCTGCGGACGCTTACGCCTTCGCTGCGGCGTCATCACGTTATTCTTGCCGTCAATCCGGATGGCTGTCAGCTTGGGTTACGCGCGAATGCGCGGGGAGTCGACCTGAACCGTAATTTCCCGGCGGCAAACTGGCGCGCCGGAGAAACGGTGTATCGCTGGAACAGCTCCGCCGAAGAGCGGGACGTGGTGCTGCTGACGGGAGACAAGCCCGGCTCGGAGCCAGAAACGCAGGCGCTTTGCCATCTTATCCATAAGATCCACCCCGCATGGGTTGTCTCCTTCCACGATCCGCTGGCCTGTATTGAAGATCCGCGTCACTCCGACCTTGGCGCGTGGCTGGCCCAGGCTTTCGCCCTGCCGCTCGTCACCAGCGTGGGTTATGAAACGCCAGGCTCGTTCGGGAGCTGGTGTGCCGATTTAAGCCTGCCGTGCATCACCGCTGAATTCCCGCCGATTTCCTCCGACGAGGCCAGCGAAAAATACCTAAAAGCGATGGTGGAGCTTCTGCGCTGGCAGCCTCAGAGATGA
- a CDS encoding sensor domain-containing diguanylate cyclase encodes MSQPCFDALNVIKTPVWLISPVSEQIVFANVAARQVMGDKTLDDLRKGIYSASAQTLLSMYVPELKTEQEIVEIWTMSRDGQDTPLSCRLSLAQHAPWGDVIVFEGIAPQLLSGLKASRSATYRRKKQGFYARFFLTNSAPMLLIDPARDGQIVDANLAALHFYGYSHDDMCSKHTWEINTLGRAVMPIMTAIAALPGGHKPLNFIHRLADGSTRHVQTYAGPIEIYGDKLMLCIIHDITEQKRLEQELEHAALRDSMTGLLNRRQFYAITDQSNLNYLPAQQQFSLLLVDTDHFKNINDLFGHLKGDEVLIALSRMLEACSRENDMVFRWGGEEFVILLPHTSLDTALQIAESIRAAVAHITIPGLPRFTVSIGVARHNQGESIDELFKRVDDALYRAKNDGRNKVLAA; translated from the coding sequence ATGTCGCAACCTTGTTTTGATGCATTAAATGTAATTAAAACACCCGTGTGGCTTATTTCACCCGTGTCGGAACAGATCGTTTTTGCGAATGTGGCCGCAAGGCAGGTGATGGGGGATAAAACGCTCGATGACCTGCGCAAGGGGATCTACTCTGCCAGCGCGCAAACCCTCCTGTCGATGTATGTACCTGAACTGAAAACAGAGCAGGAGATCGTCGAAATCTGGACAATGAGCCGGGATGGGCAGGATACGCCCTTAAGCTGTCGACTCTCGCTTGCCCAGCACGCGCCCTGGGGGGATGTTATTGTTTTCGAAGGCATCGCTCCACAACTACTCTCAGGCTTGAAGGCCAGCCGTTCCGCCACCTACCGGCGGAAAAAACAGGGTTTTTATGCGCGCTTTTTTCTGACCAACAGCGCCCCGATGCTGTTAATCGATCCCGCACGCGACGGCCAAATCGTCGATGCGAATCTGGCCGCGCTCCATTTCTATGGGTATTCACATGATGACATGTGCAGTAAACATACCTGGGAAATCAATACCCTGGGGCGGGCCGTGATGCCCATCATGACGGCGATTGCCGCACTGCCCGGCGGGCATAAGCCGCTCAATTTTATTCACCGCCTTGCCGATGGCTCCACCCGTCACGTTCAGACCTATGCCGGGCCCATTGAGATCTATGGTGACAAGCTCATGCTGTGCATCATTCACGACATCACCGAGCAAAAAAGGCTGGAGCAGGAGCTGGAACATGCGGCGTTACGTGACTCCATGACCGGGCTTCTCAACCGGCGGCAGTTCTACGCGATTACCGATCAAAGCAACCTCAATTATCTTCCCGCGCAGCAGCAGTTTAGCCTGCTGCTGGTGGATACCGATCATTTCAAAAACATCAACGATCTGTTCGGTCATCTGAAAGGTGATGAGGTCCTTATCGCCCTCTCGCGAATGCTTGAGGCCTGCAGCCGGGAGAACGACATGGTGTTCCGCTGGGGGGGCGAAGAGTTCGTCATCCTGCTGCCCCACACCTCTCTCGATACCGCGCTGCAGATTGCCGAGTCGATCCGTGCAGCGGTTGCCCACATTACGATTCCAGGCTTACCGCGGTTTACCGTCAGCATTGGCGTGGCGCGGCATAATCAGGGTGAGAGTATTGATGAGCTGTTTAAGCGCGTGGACGATGCGCTGTATCGCGCAAAGAATGATGGCCGTAATAAAGTCCTTGCTGCATGA
- the zntB gene encoding zinc transporter ZntB, with protein MESIKGSELNVPDAVFAWVLDGRGGARPLEDDDAIDSAHPCWLHLNYTHPDSADWLASTPLLPNNVRDALAGESLRPRVSRMGDGTLITLRCINGSTDERPDQLVAMRVYMDDGLIVSTRQRKVLALDDIVNDLKEGTGPVDCGSWLVDVCDALTDHASEFIEELHDKIIDLEDNLLDQQIPPRGFLALLRKQLIVMRRYMTPQRDVYARLASERLAWMNDDQRRRMQDIADRLGRGLDEIDSCIARTAVMADEIAQVMQESLARRTYTMSLMAMVFLPSTFLTGLFGVNLGGIPGGAYHYGFTAFCVMLVVLIGGVAWWLHRSKWL; from the coding sequence GTGGAAAGCATTAAAGGATCTGAACTTAACGTTCCTGACGCAGTTTTTGCGTGGGTGCTGGATGGTCGCGGCGGTGCCCGGCCGCTGGAAGATGACGATGCGATCGACAGTGCGCATCCCTGCTGGCTACATCTGAACTACACCCACCCTGACAGCGCCGACTGGCTGGCTTCGACTCCTCTTTTGCCGAATAACGTGCGCGATGCGCTGGCGGGTGAAAGCCTGCGGCCGCGTGTGAGCCGAATGGGCGACGGTACGCTGATCACCCTGCGCTGCATTAACGGCAGCACGGATGAACGCCCGGATCAGCTGGTTGCGATGCGCGTCTATATGGACGATGGGCTGATTGTGTCCACCCGGCAGCGAAAAGTCCTCGCGCTTGATGATATCGTCAACGATTTGAAAGAGGGCACTGGGCCGGTCGACTGCGGCAGCTGGCTGGTAGACGTCTGTGACGCCCTTACGGATCATGCGAGCGAGTTTATTGAAGAACTGCACGACAAAATCATCGACCTGGAGGATAACCTCCTCGATCAGCAGATCCCGCCGCGCGGTTTTCTGGCCTTGTTGCGTAAGCAGCTGATTGTAATGCGCCGCTATATGACGCCGCAGCGCGACGTTTATGCGCGCCTTGCCAGCGAAAGGCTCGCCTGGATGAATGACGATCAGCGCCGCAGAATGCAGGATATTGCCGACAGGCTGGGCCGCGGCCTGGATGAAATTGATTCCTGTATTGCGAGAACGGCGGTGATGGCGGACGAAATCGCGCAGGTGATGCAGGAGTCGCTGGCGAGAAGAACCTATACGATGTCCCTGATGGCGATGGTGTTTTTACCCAGCACCTTTCTTACCGGGCTGTTTGGCGTCAACCTTGGCGGCATTCCGGGGGGCGCTTATCACTACGGCTTTACCGCGTTTTGCGTGATGTTAGTTGTTTTGATTGGCGGTGTTGCATGGTGGTTGCATCGTAGTAAATGGCTGTAA